In Chelonia mydas isolate rCheMyd1 chromosome 7, rCheMyd1.pri.v2, whole genome shotgun sequence, the sequence TAAATAAGGTGTTAACTCAGAGCTATTGCTTTGGCTGTCTGTAGACTGAGGCAGACAGCACCGCACCACTTTACACTCAGTTCAGATTAATGTTTTCTTCATAATTAACACCCAGAAacttaaaaatgaaagctttgaTTTGGCTGCATAATTCTGCACTAGGAAAGATTGCAGAAAGTTTTGATGCTgtagaacaggggtcggcaacctatggcatgcgtgccaaaggtggcatgtgagctgatttacagtggcactctgctgccagtcCCAGgtcccggccccgctcagcccgcagCCGGCCTGGATGGACAGAACCccgggccagcagcgggctgagcggggccggcagctgggaccccacctGGCAGGGGTgtgcggacagaaccccagaccggcagcaggctgagccgctcagcccgctgctgatctggggttccgtctgccggcCCCTGCAAGCCAGCgtcccgctcagcccactgccagtctggggttccgtctatCAGCCCctgtaaatataaaatgtattagtggcacatgaaaccttaaattacagtgcaTAAATGAAGATTTGGCACACCATTTCTGAAAGGCTGCTGACCCCTGCTGTAAAAGAAGCTGGGCCCTGCTAGTTACTTATAATAAATGTATTGCTATTAAAGCTAGCATCACCAAAACCCTTTTGCAGTGTCAGGATGCAAGTCCCAAGGGGAGGGGTTTCTGGAGCGAGCTTCCCCCAAGCAGAGATCAGTGCAgaggcagctgctcagcaccctCCAGTAAGGGGTGAATTCTCTTCCAGCATTGCCATCCAGACAGGGAATCTGAAAGAGGTCGCATGCCGAGGTGCAGTGGAAGTCAGCAGCAGAACAGCTGAGGAATGAGGAAGCGTAAATTGATTCCATTGAAATAGAAAGAGCAGCTTAAATCCTGAAAATCCATACTCCTGGTTAAACACGGTACTAGAGTCAGTGCCTTAGCAAGGGAACCTGGACTCCAAAGATTCCTGGCTTCATTAACACTCATTGCTGTTTCTCCAGGGACTCTTACCCTTTATTTTCCCATTCAAGGAAGAGGGGACTGGTTATCTTCAATCACAAGTCACAGCATGCCATGAAGGGATGGGCTTCACCCATCTTGATTTTAGGAGGAAAAACTCTCTTGCCTCCAACAGTTTACAACATAAAGCAGCTTTTGTCTTGGTGTCCCCTGGGAGTTAGTGATCAGGGCTTCAGCCTcctccagtggcacagctgcctgAAACAGACAGGTGCTTTGACTAGAAGAGGCAATTCCTGCGATGGAAGTTGGGGGCTAGGAGGAGGGGCTGCATTACACAGTGACAAGTCTTTGCACAATGTTAGTCTTCAGAACACTTTACAGACAGTAAGCCTCAAACCCCATGGGAGGTAGGTCAGTATcgttccccattttacaggtggggaaactgaggcacaacatgGTGAAATGATTTGCCAAAGGCCACAGAGAGAATCTGTTAGAACTGGGGCTGGTACCCAGGCCTGCACACAGACCTCAATTAATAAAGCATCAGGAGCTTTAAATTGGCCCACTGAGATTAGCAGCTCTACCAGTATTCCAATTGGAGCAGTTCCCTGTACTTACAATGCAGAAAGCAGGTTTTTAAAAGTGCAGCCAGTGTACATTAACTCCAAGGTCCAGCTTGGGGACAACCCTTCCAGTCTCATGAGGGGCATTGGTATTTTGGCTCCAGGATCACAAAGCCAGATTTAAACACCATCTTTGCCCATCCGCTATTAAAAGTTGAGGTAATCACAAGTGGCAGGATGTCAGAGGGGGAACATCTAGGCAAGCAGCCCAGGCACACATGTTCATACCAAAGTGAGCATCATGAGGAGTTAAGTGAGACCATCACTGGGGTGAGATCAATTTTTGAGCTAGTTACTTGGAGCTCTGGCCTCTGGCTTTTAGCAGAAGGTCCCAGGGCTTTTCATTTCCTGCAATTAGCACATGGGAGAGTCGGGAGGATCTTCATTCTGCCCTAGCTAGGCAGTCTAGATATGTACGGGTCAGCTGGGGACTGTCCCTTTGCCCTCTTGCCCAGTTGGGGTTCACAGTTCTAACCCAGAAAAGAGGAGAACTCTTGTCatgcaagagaaaaatgaaatgccAAGTCAAGCCAGCTAGCTTGGGGGAGCAGGAGAACCCTTAATATAAGGTCAGTACCTGTGAGCTTTCAACCCCTTAGTTCAAGCCCCCTGGACTCTAAGCCAACCAGGACAACCAAGGCTTCCCAGCTGTTACTGAAACCTCCCCTCTATATCCCCTGGCCAGTTCCTTGCAGGAGAAAGATTTAGGTACTTGGGAATACTAGGGTGTTTTCCCATTCAGTACAGCCACCATTGCCATGTCCTGCCCCAGCAAGTTGTTGAATTCAAGGGTCTCCCTCTAGCTGGCAATAGCACCCAATCTCGGGCTCCCAACCCTCTCCTGCAGAACCGGTATGGCCAGCCATTGTGCAACAGGCATGCAACCACCCCTTGTGTGTGAAGCTCATGCCAGGGAGCAGACACTCCTCACCCTTAAGAAAGTTTGGCCTTTGAGAACAGAAGGGAAGATTAGCTCTGTGCAAGAGACGCACAACACAacctggggggtggtgggggaggatggATTGGCAGGACAGAAAAGGGAGAACCTGAAATTTAGTGATGGGTTCTTGACACTCCTCCAACCCTTTCTCTCTGGCATTCACAGCCTCTCCagttctcttcccccatccctctaAAGACTGCAGAGCAAAGGGCACTCAGGCTTTGGCTGGAAGGCCCAGGGAGCAGCCCCCTCCGAGGCAGATACTGATGCCTCTTCATAGGTCCAACAGCAGAAGTACTGGTAGCAATCAATTTCTTCCCCCCCCAGCTTCATCACACCAGGCCTGTAATGCGCTGGAGAGCCAACAGCCTAGGGAGTAGGAGTCCCAGCAACTCCCAGCTGCACTCCTCCCACTGGTGTTAGTCCCCTTTTGTTTTGCCCCTCCCCTTAAAGTATGCCTCGCAGAAGAAGTGACAGAAGAGCACCAGGTAGCTGAGATACATTATGGACGACCAGAAGAATTGTTCCCAGGAGGTTGAGCAGATGCCATCCTGCATCCAGGAGTATGCCATGATGCTCACTGCTGTGCCCATCACCATCTGCAGGATCTGGGTAACGGTGATCACCATGGCAAATGGGCGTGGCACCCTCAAGCCCGCTGCCCGCACTGTGTAGTAGGAGTACATGAAGGCGTGGACACCGTAATTCATGGTCATGAACCAGCCGCCACCGGCTACCATGTCCTTATAGGCATACCAGGTGTAGAGCAGCACTGTGACGTGGTGGTACCAGTGCAGGAAGATGAGCCGTTGCTTCCGGAGAATGATGAACACCGTGTCACCTTGGGAGACAGACATCACTGGTCAGATAAGGCAAAGCAGCTGATGTGTTTTCAGGATGCAGCGAAGAGATAAATCCATCACCTCACTCAACCCAACCAGAACTTTTATTCAGCCCAGATTATTTCCATGCTCCAAGAGGAcagacagcccctccccctgtcaAACATGCAATGCTGCACTGAGAGAAGTAACACCATACACCTCATGGTACTGATGTTtacccaccccttctccctccaggcaAAAAGTTAGTGGCAGGGTCTGGATTTGAATCCTAACTGACAGTCCTGTGTCTTATCCTGAAGTCCTCCTTCCTGCGTAAGTGACCATGCTGGGGGGACTGAGCTAGACTGAGGTTACCTGGGAGGTCACAGGATGGTGCTACACTGTCTGCATTGAGCTGCAGTGGGTCAGAACAAGGGAGACAACTTAGACTGGCTGAATCAGCCCCTCCTGTGAAGGATGGAGCCCTTTAGAGAGTCTGCCAGTAACAAGGGAAGAGATTATAACCACGTCAGATAAAGCAAAGGAGGTTTTACACTCACCCAATTCCGGTACTTTGCTTAGGACAAACATATATGCCCAGAACTTGCTGACGGGGCCATTATAGAAGCCTGGATCACACACAGATCGCTTAAATCCACTGGTGGAGAGGACAAATCCCATGTACCCCCATGTCCTCAGGGTGCCGATGATACTGCAAGAGAGCCATATGAGCATCAAGGGACATGATTAAATCACACAAGGAAGGCTTGACTTCTCCTGTGGAGGGGATGGAATTGGCAGAGTTTCTGTGGGGGGAGAAGTAGGAAGCCTAAGTAATCAGCCTCTTGCCCTGCTGGGTGACGGATACTGCATTTACTCCAGTTACTGATCCTCCTTGTCTTGGGAAGCACAGATTTGAATACCCTGGCTCGCTAGCAGAACTACTTGACCCTACTCAGACAGGGgcagccatccatccatccagccacaggtccccaggcagctctgccaaCACATTTCACTCCTgagcctgcagcaccccctgcccaaGTCCTACTCCAAGTTCTTCCAGGGCACCTCAACAGTGAACTACCACACGCTCCGATATTCCAGTCTCTTCTCACCAGCTCTGCTCATACCTCTGAGCTGGAGTTTCAGCACATCGGGACAGGCGTGGGCCTCAAATGAGCAAAGGATACAAAAACCACTACGCATCTGAAGCACAACTGGAAGTCTGAATTAGACAAAGGGAGCCACCAACTCAACTTGCTCATCTCAGCCCCTACAATCAACATGCACAAATGCCATTCTAAAGATTCGCTGCCTAACCCGGTTCCTAGTGTCCATAAGGCACACTGCAGAACTCCATGCACACATGGCATAGAGAGCTATGGGATGTGTGGTTCTGATCTGACTGGAACTCGATGTCACCAGTGCTAGATGGCTGGCTCAGTTTACAGACTGAGAAGTGATCCAAGAGCTTGTGCTGCAGGGCAAaccccagctgggatctcaaAAATCCATTTCTTAAAAGCTGCATGGGCTCTGCACTGCTGGCAGGAATCAACACTTGTTTGGGTCTGGAAAGTGATCAGCACAGACTTCGGGGTCTGCTATATGCTAGAAATACTAACTAGATTAGACAGTAAGGAGCCATGTTTTAACCCTGGTAGATACCTAGGCTAAGCCATGGTTCCCCTCTCCTTCTCCACACAGCAAGAAATCGAGAGGTTGACAAATGTATTTAAACAGCAGTTTTTTCCACTTCACACAGAGCTTGTCTAAGCTACAAAAGTTGACAGGGACAGCTAAGCAAGTCCTGAACACGGTTTAGCTGCAAGTGCAGACTAATTGCATTCAGCACCATTTTACGAACTGAAGCTTAGAGGAGGCCTTCGCTAGAGCTTAGTTAAGAATGGATTTTTTCGGTTCAGTGGCCGAAACAAAaagcaacccccccccaccccaaaaattgTTTTAGAATGAACAAAAAAACTgacacttttgttctttcttgcaaaatgaaaatggaaaaaaaatcatttccagtcaaatgaaacattttgtttaacctggaaattttcatttctttatttagGGTGTTTTTTTACTCATCtaaaaagttttgaaacaaaTCTAGCGACATTTCATAATGAAACAAAGTCAAAGCCTTTCATTTCAAAAGTGTTAGAACAAACCATTTTGACTCAGAAATTTCTTTTTATTCATTCAGTGCTATTTGCTGAATTTGTCTTGCCAGCATCCACCCCAACTAAGGCAATCCTCCCGAGAGCTGAGCCACTTGTGAGCTTTTTcaggaaaaggctaatgtacaCAAAGCATTGGAGCCATAACTGCATGGCTGAGTAGGAGAGCTTCTGAATATCACTGGTGTGATGACCAACAGCAGGCTGAAAGCAGTCTGAGTTGATGTAAGCAGTTGTGGTTTTTCCACCTAGAACTGCCTTGTCAGAATGACACCACCAATAAAATGTCACACAAGAGATAAGAAGCGAGGACTGTATCACAGCAACCCTGTGTATGCAGAAAGCCTTGCGTTTGTATACATGATGCCAGGCAATGGCTCCTGGGAAACCAAGACAACAAGAGAAGTGAAGAATATGTGCTCCCTGCCACACCTTCAGCTTCAAGTACTTTGAAAGAGACGCTCATGCAGGCCAAAAAGTACCCCTTAAACTTGTGGGCTGGCTACCCAAAGCTGTCAGTCATTAAAATGGGGATATGGCTTCAGAATGGTTGTGCATGGACTATCAGTGCCAGAGCTTGCATGTGTCAGGACACTGCATAGCAAAGTGTCATTCCAGCTTCCCACATCTTTCCCTACCTCCTCCACCCTTTTGTTGACCACGCAGGCCAGTCAGAATCCAGCATCACTCCCAGCCAGCTCCATCCCCCTCATGCTTCAGCATCTTACACCAATTAACCTCATGAGGATGATGGTCTCACTCTGCCAAACCAGCCAGAGCTGCAGTAAACAGGTGCTGAGAGGAGTGTGAGAAAACTGAAGGATCTTGGCTTGCAGACCTAAATTACAGAGCAAAGCTATGGTTGAGTCATTCTCAGCAGGCTCCTATCAGAGTCCCCACAGAGTTGCCAGCACAGTTTATAGACTACTTAAAGACAAAGAACTGAATCTTTTACGCAGAGACCTTAGATGGAAGATTCTTATCTCACTTTTATGGTCTATGTGTGGCTGAAACTTCAAAAATAATACCTTGTTCACAAAAGAAATGCGTTTAACATAAACCATCCCATCCTTGCTGTTTTGCTATTCAGCTTTTATCCTCACTGCTGCAAAAAAGACCCTTCTCCCCCCATTTTGGGATCACTTCTACAGGGTTAGGaaacaggggtggggaggaaggaagcttTTAAAATAAGGACTAAAATTAAAGCCCCATGgccaggctgggagtggggaattATCTGTGGTTCAGCAGTTTATCAAAAACCTATTGCCCCTTCTGAGTTAGCATCCCAGGAAGAAATGCCTCCATGTCTCTCTCCAGGGTCAGCTGACATGGTGGGACTCTACGGCTGCCCAGtaaccaccaccagcagcagaatAAAGCGAGAGATGCCGTTCTTACCTGAACAGGGCCAGGCTGAGTGACCACAGGACCAGTGGCTTGCGCAGGTCGTACCCTCTCCGCTGCTTCATGACATGCTGGCCTCCAAAGATCAGCAGCACGTAAGCCAAGGCGAAGGAGAAAGATTTACGCCTGTGAGCGGGGAAGAAGAGTTCTCAGACAGGCTGACACGTGGTATAGCACAGACGTGCCCCCTGCTCCTGGTGGGGCCTTTGCTAGCCCCGACAAGGAGGAATCTAATGGAGCCCTGCACTCCTATAGGTATCTGCTGTTCCCCTAGCTGTAGTCGCGAGGAGCAGGCCTTGACCATAAGTGGAGCTGGTAGAAATACCCTTGgtgagggaaggaaaagaaaagggatCTCTTACATTACGGAGACTTCCACAatgctgccctgccccttcagATCCCAAGTGAGGGCTCAGCTGGCAAGGATTTTAAGCTGAGAGAACAGGGCAGTTTTATTCATTTACAGATTAGCTCCTTCACTGTAATTTCTGAGGAGGCCACAGTTTCTTGTTTTGTACCAAGAAGCTCTTAGTACATGGAGGAAAGGGACAGCGTTCTACACAGGCAGCACTGGGGGCTGAACCTCACAACAGACTTGGCTGAAAAACATTATTCTGTTGTGCTGTGACGTGTTCTGGCCTTAGCTTCCCAGATTTGGGACCCCATTTTTGATATTCCATTCATATAATGcagtctgatttaaaaaaaaaagggggggggggggactgacaATTCACCAGTCTGGACAAAATCCAGTCCCCTATACTGACCATCAGAATACATTTTTGAAGAattaaattatctttaaaaatctaaagAATTATCTCCGTGGGTAACTAGAGTTTCACAAGCCTTTCATCCCAGAGTCCTTTACAAAGCCTATACGAGCTcacacagccccactgaaatgcagccccagCAGCACACAGTAATGTAACAGGACAGGAagctcctctttggaaccccttcttcaggtagttgaaggctgctatcaaatcccccctcactcttctcttctacagactaaataagcccagttgcctcagtctctcctcctaagtcatgtgctccagccccctaatcacttttgttgccctccgctggactctttagaagaaggatgtggaaaaactggagtgtggggcccaaaactggacacagtactccagatgaagcctcaccaatgcccaatagaggggaatgatcacgtccctcgatctgctggcaatgctcctacttatacagctcaaaatgccattggcctttttggcaacaagggcacactgttgactcatatccagcttctcgtccactgtaacccctaggtccttttctgcagaactgctgcctagccattcggtccctagtctgtagcggtgtatgggattcttccatcctaagtgcaggactctgcacttgtccttgttgaacctcagatttcttttggaccaatcctctaatttgtctaggtcactttgtatcctatccctaccctccagagtatttaccactcctcccaatttagggtcatctgcaaacttactgagggtgcaatccacaccatcctccagatcgtgaATGATAACAATCATTTGAGAACAACCACCAGAATGTGCACGCTCCGCACAGCCCACTGACTTAACTCTAGCCATCATATGTCATATCCCCATCCAGGGTAAGAACCAAAGCAACCGGGTCCCTCTTCAACCACGCAGGAAGGAGGTCTACATTCCTTTCTCTGATCCTAGGCCAATTCAACCTAGGTCTAACGTTCTTTACATTAGCTAGCTTCCAGGACCCACTGCAATGGGCTTACCAGATTCATGGGCAAAAGAGACATTGCTGCGAGAGAATCCCTGCTCTTTGTCCCAGTATTGTTCGAATTCACACTGCAGTCACAGGGGCACCTGGTCTACATGGACTGAAAATGCCAGATGTTTTACAGAGATGTTCGATGGACGGAGAGAGGCATTCAGAACAAGCCTCTGGGGATACAGTAGAATTATAGTTTGAAATGTGATCCACAGTATACTATAGAGAGGACTGTACTCCTAGGTCAGGAATCTGTATGAATGGTACTtatgcctgtcataaatataaagggaagggtaaaccccttcaaaatccctcctggccagaggaaaaatcctctcacctgtaaagggttaagaagctaaaggtaacctcgctggcacctgaccaaaatgaccagtgaggagacaagatactttcaaaagctgggaggagggagagaaacaaaggatctgtgtctgtctgtatgctgcttttgccagggacagaacaggaatggagtcttagaacttttagtaagtaatctagctaggtatgtgttagattatgatttctttaaatggctgagaaaagagctgtgctgaatagaatgactactcctgtctgtgtgtcttttttgtgacttaaggttttgcctagagggattctctatgttttgaacctaattactctgtaaggtatctaccatcctgattttacagaggtgattcctttacttctattaaaagtcttcttgtaagaaaactgaatgctttttcattgttctaagattcaagggtttgggtctgtggtcacctatgcaaattggtgaggatttttaccaaaccttccccaggaagtggggtgcaagggttgggaggattttggggggaaaaggcgtgtccaaactacgtttcccagtaaacccagttaaagtttggtggtggcagtggaaattccaagggcaaagggtaaaattaatttgtaccttggaagttttaacctaagctggtaaaagtaagcttaggaggttttcatgcaggtccccacatctgtaccctagagttcagagtggggaaggaaccttgacaatgcccTAGGAGAATCTGTACTTCAGTTGAAATTCAGGCTACTGCACAAGACTTTCAACCCCAGAGAATTGAGTCCAAGTTAAACTCTACTTAGTTTAACAGCAAAGAGGTTGCAGGTCTCAGGCTGTGGCCTGGTGGGCAGTATACGCCTGGACTGGAGTAGCAGGGAGACTTGGATGCAT encodes:
- the ELOVL3 gene encoding elongation of very long chain fatty acids protein 3 isoform X3, translated to MELLGANLSALPRPQEYDFERRFDELQAIQWMRENWVQCSLQCQDRQEASLSTPAALLTRSRRRRKSFSFALAYVLLIFGGQHVMKQRRGYDLRKPLVLWSLSLALFSIIGTLRTWGYMGFVLSTSGFKRSVCDPGFYNGPVSKFWAYMFVLSKVPELGDTVFIILRKQRLIFLHWYHHVTVLLYTCCSAADFHCTSACDLFQIPCLDGNAGREFTPYWRVLSSCLCTDLCLGEARSRNPSPWDLHPDTAKGFW
- the ELOVL3 gene encoding elongation of very long chain fatty acids protein 3 isoform X2; this translates as MELLGANLSALPRPQEYDFERRFDELQAIQWMRENWRKSFSFALAYVLLIFGGQHVMKQRRGYDLRKPLVLWSLSLALFSIIGTLRTWGYMGFVLSTSGFKRSVCDPGFYNGPVSKFWAYMFVLSKVPELGDTVFIILRKQRLIFLHWYHHVTVLLYTWYAYKDMVAGGGWFMTMNYGVHAFMYSYYTVRAAGLRVPRPFAMVITVTQILQMVMGTAVSIMAYSWMQDGICSTSWEQFFWSSIMYLSYLVLFCHFFCEAYFKGRGKTKGD
- the ELOVL3 gene encoding elongation of very long chain fatty acids protein 3 isoform X1, with the translated sequence MELLGANLSALPRPQEYDFERRFDELQAIQWMRENWVQCSLQCQDRQEASLSTPAALLTRSRRRRKSFSFALAYVLLIFGGQHVMKQRRGYDLRKPLVLWSLSLALFSIIGTLRTWGYMGFVLSTSGFKRSVCDPGFYNGPVSKFWAYMFVLSKVPELGDTVFIILRKQRLIFLHWYHHVTVLLYTWYAYKDMVAGGGWFMTMNYGVHAFMYSYYTVRAAGLRVPRPFAMVITVTQILQMVMGTAVSIMAYSWMQDGICSTSWEQFFWSSIMYLSYLVLFCHFFCEAYFKGRGKTKGD